The genome window GATACACTGGTTCCCTAAAAATTTCCCAATCCAAGGACTGATGACTGAAATATACCAGTGCTCCATTCCTTTGGTTTTAGAGGAATATTGTGAATATAAATATTCATGGGTAGAAAATTCGATGGTGTAAATATGATAGGAAAACAATGAATTTCGTCTAAAGagtttttctttatatgtgaCAAGTTGTCACTTTTGTGCCTCAGTTGCATATCAACTTGTGActtttttatcaaaattttaatttctggaaTAGATAAAATCCTCTCCCTCTCAACAGTAGATTTCAAACAATTTTGTGTCATTCCATACGTAGATTATATGGTTATCTATTGTGGTTGAAacagtaaaattaagaaaaagaaaaagcattcaatATGAGTTCATATCTGTAACCTGAGTCATGGCTTTCACCACACTCCAATTCTTACTGTGTTCAATTTTCCTGCTAGAGCCAAAAAAAGACCAGAAGTCTAAACTGACACAGTAGCCTGTGTTTTCTGGTGATAGCAACAGTACTGTTATGATTTAAATTGTCATACtccaaattttctatattttcaggGTCAAGAAAGAAGGCGTAACAGCCATGTCATCCAGGTCATCCAAAATATCATTCACTGACTCCAAGACAGTTAGTCTGTGCAATCTAGAAAAACAATCCACACTAGCCAGTATAGATAAGTTATCTGGGTTCTCAAGTCCAGAAAAGGCATCCACACCATCCAGTGCAGAAAAGTTAATCAGGCCCTCGAGTCGAGAAAAGTCACGTAAGCCATCAAGTTCCAAAAGAGTATTCAGACCACCGCACCAGGAAAAGTCACACAGAACACGCAGTCTAGAAAAGGCACGTAAGCGGGCTCATGCCCATAAGCTACTCAGTCAGGGCAGTCCATCCTATCCCAGTAAGGCCATCAGGCCACCTCGGCTGGCCAGCCTCGAATACCCGGTCATGCCAACAAAAACTCCCTGTCCACCCTACCCACAAAATCAAAGCTTGCCCAAGCCATCCAGTTCACAGAAGCTGGCCAAACGCCACACACACTGCAATCTCAAAAGGTCAGTTAGTACAGCTAAGGAAGACGTATTACCTAGGCCTCAACCAGTCAAGTCTAGCCGACGCTACAAGGAAAAATGCCTTGTTTGCAGAGCTGCCTCTGAGCTGTTTGCCGAAAGTATTTCAGAGGCAAAGAAGAAAAGTGCTCAAAACCTACCTTTTCCACGTGAACTGAAGGTTTTTTCGAAGTCCTTTCATAAGATGAATTCCAGATACAGTGCATGCTGTGGCAATGCGAATGACAGTGATATGACGACCCACTGCAGTGATAGTGAGAGTGACAGGGAAATAATCTTTATTTGTAACATAAAACGCGAGGAAATCATCTATAAAACCATCCAAAATAATTAAGggctcaataaaaataaaaaccacccatGAAGAAGCAAACTTATACCAACTATTTTATGCTCACCATCCTTTAAGATCCTGATAGAGGGAAAATCCACTTGGGGTCACTATTGAGATTAGACCTTCCCATCTTGGAggcaatttatttgaaaaatagtaaTTAAATGCATGATATAACAAAtgattttattgtaattattattgcGTTTTAGAGGCACAAAGGTATTTTGAGGTATCTTATTTAGATCTGGTCACTTGGATGGGaaccatagacacacacacacacacacacacacacacacacacacacacacacacacacaaatatagaaAGGAACTGTAAGATGGGTACCCTGGACTCCTCTTTCCCTTGGATTAGCCCTCAACTGAAGTCTCAATCcaattacctttattttttaatgtttacatacAGTCCTCACAATTTAAGACTGTCTTTCTGCAGTGCCCAGTGCTTGGAGGAAATGGCTCTGTGTGCTTGGAGGAAATGGCTCTGTGTGCTTGGTTCTGGCTGTGTTGGGAAAATTCCTAATAGTCATTTCTAATACCACTGCCTCCCGTGACTGCTACCAAAGTAAGGGTCCAGCCTCCAGCACCCACACCTGGGGCTCTATGATATTAGTCTAAGTGTTCTAGTCCTCATAACTCTCAACAaggcttttcattctttttgttataCTTCAAATTGATAAAAGGGTTTGCCCTGTTGTGCATTCTCAAAATGCCCCAGTTGGAGGTCTGATATCTATCCATTTTCTTCACATGGTACCTTCCCACTCTGAattggcaggggtgggaggccAG of Hippopotamus amphibius kiboko isolate mHipAmp2 chromosome X, mHipAmp2.hap2, whole genome shotgun sequence contains these proteins:
- the CXHXorf66 gene encoding uncharacterized protein CXorf66 homolog, which produces MNLLIYVLLLSIWTNCCSNTNESNESSTTGAKHQEPKETKMDNIKKQLLIAVIGVTIITFASSCFCFLYYSCISDDATKTRTVKKEGVTAMSSRSSKISFTDSKTVSLCNLEKQSTLASIDKLSGFSSPEKASTPSSAEKLIRPSSREKSRKPSSSKRVFRPPHQEKSHRTRSLEKARKRAHAHKLLSQGSPSYPSKAIRPPRLASLEYPVMPTKTPCPPYPQNQSLPKPSSSQKLAKRHTHCNLKRSVSTAKEDVLPRPQPVKSSRRYKEKCLVCRAASELFAESISEAKKKSAQNLPFPRELKVFSKSFHKMNSRYSACCGNANDSDMTTHCSDSESDREIIFICNIKREEIIYKTIQNN